The following are encoded in a window of Streptomyces sp. Go-475 genomic DNA:
- a CDS encoding aldo/keto reductase, with the protein METTRPLGRGGIEVSALGFGCWAIGGEWQAPDGQPLGWGRVDDEESVRAVRRALDLGVTFFDTADTYGAGHSERVLGRALGKRRADVVVATKWGNVFDEETRTLTGSDDSPAYLRRALTASLDRLGTDYVDLYQFHLSDADTERAALLRDECEKLVGEGLIRAYAWSTDDPARAAVFAQGPHCAAVQHTLNVLQDAPEMLRLCEEAGLASVNRSPLAMGLLTGKRREGQPLEAGDIRSRPPAWLQGFGDGSGADPEWLARVDALRDVLTSEGRTLVQGALAWLWARSPRTIPIPGFRSVAQAEENAGALEKGALTAAQLAEADRLLGR; encoded by the coding sequence ATGGAGACCACACGGCCGCTCGGACGCGGCGGCATCGAGGTGAGCGCCCTCGGCTTCGGCTGCTGGGCGATCGGAGGAGAGTGGCAGGCGCCGGACGGGCAGCCGCTCGGCTGGGGCAGAGTCGACGACGAGGAGTCGGTGCGGGCGGTGCGGCGCGCCCTCGACCTGGGCGTCACGTTCTTCGACACCGCCGACACCTACGGCGCCGGGCACAGCGAACGCGTGCTGGGCCGGGCGCTCGGCAAGCGCAGGGCCGATGTCGTCGTCGCCACCAAGTGGGGCAACGTCTTCGACGAGGAGACCCGGACCCTCACCGGCAGCGACGACTCCCCGGCCTACCTGCGCCGCGCCCTGACCGCGTCCCTGGACCGGCTCGGCACCGACTACGTCGACCTCTACCAGTTCCATCTCTCCGACGCGGACACCGAGCGGGCCGCCCTGCTCCGGGACGAGTGCGAGAAGCTGGTCGGTGAGGGGCTGATACGCGCCTACGCCTGGAGCACCGACGACCCGGCACGCGCCGCCGTCTTCGCGCAGGGGCCGCACTGCGCCGCCGTCCAGCACACCCTCAACGTCCTCCAGGACGCGCCCGAGATGCTCCGGCTGTGCGAGGAGGCGGGTCTCGCGAGCGTCAACCGCAGTCCGCTGGCCATGGGGCTGCTCACCGGCAAGCGCCGGGAGGGGCAGCCGCTGGAGGCCGGGGACATCCGCAGCAGGCCCCCGGCCTGGCTCCAGGGGTTCGGGGACGGCTCCGGCGCCGACCCGGAGTGGCTCGCCCGCGTCGACGCCCTCAGGGACGTCCTCACCAGCGAGGGCCGCACGCTCGTCCAGGGCGCCCTGGCCTGGCTGTGGGCGCGCAGCCCGCGCACGATCCCCATCCCCGGCTTCCGTTCGGTCGCACAGGCGGAGGAGAACGCGGGGGCGTTGGAGAAGGGGGCGCTGACCGCCGCACAGCTGGCCGAGGCCGACCGGCTGCTCGGGCGGTGA
- a CDS encoding nuclear transport factor 2 family protein yields the protein MTIQTTRLSDPAVRAFVAAVNNHDREAFMALLAPGATMADDGSDRDLADWVDREIFFSHGHLEVDNESNGGRSLLARYSNDTWGEMRTRWSFTVDDDGRISRFETGQA from the coding sequence ATGACGATTCAGACCACGCGCCTCAGCGACCCGGCCGTCCGCGCCTTCGTCGCCGCCGTGAACAACCACGACCGCGAGGCCTTCATGGCGCTCCTCGCGCCGGGCGCGACCATGGCGGACGACGGCTCCGACCGCGACCTCGCCGACTGGGTCGACCGGGAGATCTTCTTCTCCCACGGCCACCTGGAGGTCGACAACGAGTCCAACGGCGGCCGTTCCCTCCTCGCCCGCTACAGCAACGACACCTGGGGCGAGATGCGCACCCGGTGGAGCTTCACCGTGGACGACGACGGCCGGATCTCCCGCTTCGAGACCGGCCAGGCCTGA
- a CDS encoding DoxX family protein, whose protein sequence is MRRYHRRDLGLLLLRLGTGGVLAAHGTQKLFGWFGGHGIEGTGQFMESVGYVPGKTSATAAGLAETGGGVLLALGLATPAAGAAAAGAMAGAAAVHAPNGFFNQGGGYEYAATLGLTAAGLAVTGPGRLSLDHALGHAVNRSWMIPVAFAATAAGTALVVGARARRLRQAEEGEQDPLFEEEYLE, encoded by the coding sequence GTGAGGCGTTACCACCGACGTGATCTGGGCCTGTTGCTGCTCCGGCTGGGGACGGGCGGTGTGCTGGCCGCCCACGGCACGCAGAAGCTGTTCGGCTGGTTCGGCGGGCACGGCATCGAGGGCACCGGGCAGTTCATGGAGTCCGTGGGGTACGTCCCCGGCAAGACGAGCGCGACGGCGGCGGGCCTCGCGGAGACCGGCGGCGGCGTGCTGCTGGCCCTGGGCCTGGCCACTCCGGCCGCCGGAGCCGCGGCCGCCGGGGCGATGGCGGGGGCCGCGGCGGTGCACGCCCCGAACGGGTTCTTCAACCAGGGCGGCGGCTACGAGTACGCGGCGACGCTCGGTCTGACGGCCGCCGGCCTGGCCGTCACCGGCCCGGGGCGGCTCTCCCTGGACCACGCGCTCGGGCACGCGGTGAACCGGAGCTGGATGATCCCGGTGGCGTTCGCGGCGACGGCTGCGGGGACCGCGCTGGTGGTGGGGGCCCGTGCCAGGCGGCTGCGGCAGGCCGAGGAGGGCGAGCAGGACCCGCTGTTCGAAGAGGAGTACCTGGAGTAG
- a CDS encoding MazG-like family protein — protein sequence MNDHTPPGPELWASIDALWEWLESSSPIEGPEGLLLRVLKLNEEVGEVAEAVIGVTGHNPRKGVTHTWDDVQSELCDVAVTALMVLRTLTPEAREVFTRHLERVTERSRATS from the coding sequence ATGAACGATCACACGCCGCCCGGGCCCGAGCTGTGGGCCTCCATCGACGCCCTGTGGGAGTGGCTCGAGAGCAGCAGCCCGATCGAGGGCCCCGAGGGCTTGCTCCTGCGCGTCCTGAAGCTGAACGAGGAGGTCGGCGAGGTCGCCGAGGCCGTCATCGGCGTGACCGGCCACAACCCCCGCAAGGGCGTGACGCACACCTGGGACGACGTGCAGTCGGAGCTGTGCGACGTCGCCGTCACGGCGCTGATGGTGCTGCGGACGCTGACGCCGGAGGCGCGCGAGGTGTTCACGCGGCATCTGGAGCGGGTGACGGAGCGGTCCCGGGCCACGAGCTGA
- a CDS encoding MFS transporter encodes MTGVDWRFRSLVVAHAVSAYGTYLNLIALSLFSYEVTGTAWGVGVVMAVRLLAGVTAGLAAGALSGRVTRRTVMVVTDLAQTLAMVLLALWSSGTPLVVLLGAVVVLGAGNTFFNVALRSAVPVMVGQDSRARANGVLVTARSVATVLGFASAAPVIALGGFGIAFAVNAASFAVSGAAVLVLRPRTDSAGEDDAPTTTGKDDPPTGQGHPPTTTGKDDPPTGQGHPPTTTGKDDPPTGQGHPPTTTGKDDPPTGQGHPPTGEGVPSARERSGPVAVRGGRLRRRVAGIAGPLLGLIALRGLDALASASHNVALPLAAHAAEPSEPAVFMTRFWSAWAVGTLLAHQVLKRRSRGTSWGERAFAAGTCAMSFCFVAAFTGLPAPALTAAAVAAGFADGWTEIVYTSRLQAAPDRQRGRLFGLSATAEQSGFALGTVAAAAALEALPALAVVGAFHGTAACGAVVLLLLTVRRQHARKAEDRSSTSKETGEDRHGTSTGASHLHGS; translated from the coding sequence GTGACGGGGGTGGACTGGCGGTTCCGGTCCCTGGTGGTCGCGCACGCCGTGTCGGCCTACGGGACCTACCTCAACCTGATCGCGCTCAGCCTGTTCTCGTACGAGGTCACCGGCACCGCCTGGGGCGTGGGCGTGGTCATGGCCGTACGGCTGCTGGCCGGGGTCACGGCCGGGCTCGCCGCGGGCGCCCTGTCGGGCCGGGTCACGCGCCGCACGGTCATGGTGGTCACGGACCTCGCCCAGACGCTCGCCATGGTGCTGCTCGCGCTCTGGTCCTCCGGCACACCGCTGGTCGTGCTGCTCGGCGCGGTGGTCGTGCTGGGGGCGGGCAACACGTTCTTCAACGTCGCGCTGCGCAGCGCGGTCCCGGTCATGGTCGGGCAGGACAGCCGGGCCCGGGCCAACGGCGTGCTGGTCACGGCCCGGTCCGTCGCCACGGTGCTGGGCTTCGCCTCGGCCGCACCGGTCATCGCCCTCGGCGGGTTCGGCATCGCGTTCGCCGTCAACGCGGCGAGTTTCGCGGTGTCCGGCGCCGCGGTGCTGGTACTCAGACCGCGCACCGACTCCGCCGGGGAGGACGACGCGCCGACCACGACCGGGAAGGACGACCCGCCGACGGGGCAGGGCCACCCGCCGACCACGACCGGGAAGGACGACCCGCCGACGGGGCAGGGCCACCCGCCGACCACGACCGGGAAGGACGACCCGCCGACGGGGCAGGGCCACCCGCCGACCACGACCGGGAAGGACGACCCGCCGACGGGGCAGGGCCACCCGCCGACCGGCGAGGGCGTCCCGTCGGCCCGGGAGCGGAGCGGGCCCGTAGCGGTCCGTGGCGGGCGGCTGCGGCGTCGGGTGGCGGGCATCGCCGGGCCGCTGCTCGGGCTGATCGCGCTGCGGGGCCTGGACGCCCTGGCGTCCGCGTCGCACAACGTGGCGCTGCCGCTGGCGGCGCACGCGGCCGAGCCGTCCGAACCGGCGGTGTTCATGACCCGGTTCTGGTCGGCGTGGGCCGTGGGCACGCTGCTCGCCCACCAGGTCCTCAAGCGCCGGTCGCGCGGGACGTCGTGGGGCGAGCGCGCCTTCGCCGCGGGCACCTGTGCGATGTCGTTCTGCTTCGTGGCGGCGTTCACCGGGCTGCCCGCCCCCGCCCTGACGGCGGCGGCCGTGGCGGCGGGGTTCGCGGACGGCTGGACCGAGATCGTCTACACCTCGCGGCTCCAGGCGGCCCCCGACCGGCAGCGCGGCCGGCTCTTCGGGCTGTCCGCGACCGCCGAGCAGTCCGGGTTCGCCCTGGGCACGGTGGCCGCGGCGGCCGCGCTCGAAGCCCTGCCCGCACTGGCCGTCGTGGGGGCCTTCCACGGGACGGCGGCGTGCGGGGCGGTGGTCCTGCTGCTGCTCACCGTACGAAGGCAGCACGCGCGCAAAGCCGAGGATCGTTCGTCCACCAGCAAGGAAACGGGAGAGGACAGGCATGGAACGTCTACGGGGGCAAGCCATCTGCACGGGTCCTGA